From the genome of Rhodothermia bacterium, one region includes:
- a CDS encoding dihydroorotate dehydrogenase-like protein, with the protein MDLRTNYMGLALRSPIVVSACPLSEDLDNILKMEDYGAGAVVLFSLFEEQIRQEHAHYDAVLAATSNMFAEAADFFPELEDYHVGSAQYLELIRRAKERTEIPIIASLNGMTNEGWIQYAAEMEAAGADGLEMNVFWVPADTRLTGNEVETRYLDIIQSVKTAVNIPVAFKLNPYFSGMAHFAGQASKAGADALVLFNRFYQPDFDIRKLQVLHNLRFSDAAEIRLPLLWIAVLYQRIGASLAATTGVQSAVEVIKYLLAGADVTMTASALYKYGIGYLKNMHNDLQEWMLEMGFTSVDAFKGVMSQQNISDPVAYERANYIRILENAKP; encoded by the coding sequence ATGGACTTACGGACAAACTATATGGGGCTTGCGCTCCGTTCCCCCATCGTCGTTTCGGCGTGCCCGCTCTCCGAGGACTTAGACAATATTCTGAAAATGGAAGACTATGGCGCGGGTGCAGTGGTCTTGTTCTCGCTCTTCGAGGAGCAAATCCGGCAAGAACATGCGCACTATGACGCTGTTTTGGCGGCCACCAGTAACATGTTTGCCGAAGCTGCGGACTTCTTCCCCGAACTTGAGGACTACCACGTAGGGTCGGCGCAGTATTTGGAGCTGATCCGTCGTGCAAAAGAACGTACCGAAATCCCCATCATTGCCAGTCTGAATGGCATGACGAACGAAGGCTGGATACAATATGCCGCCGAGATGGAGGCCGCCGGTGCAGATGGTTTAGAGATGAACGTTTTTTGGGTTCCAGCGGATACGCGCTTGACAGGGAACGAGGTGGAAACTCGTTATTTGGACATCATTCAATCCGTAAAAACGGCAGTAAATATCCCCGTTGCTTTTAAGCTCAATCCGTATTTTAGTGGGATGGCACATTTTGCGGGGCAGGCCAGCAAAGCCGGAGCAGATGCTTTGGTGCTGTTCAACCGCTTCTACCAGCCCGACTTTGACATTCGCAAGCTACAAGTTTTGCACAATCTCCGCTTCTCGGACGCTGCGGAAATTCGCTTGCCCTTGCTTTGGATTGCGGTTTTATACCAACGAATTGGTGCTTCTCTGGCGGCTACAACAGGTGTTCAAAGTGCCGTAGAAGTCATTAAGTACCTGCTTGCCGGTGCAGATGTCACCATGACAGCTTCGGCGCTATACAAATATGGCATTGGCTACCTGAAAAACATGCACAATGATCTGCAAGAGTGGATGCTGGAAATGGGTTTTACAAGTGTTGATGCTTTCAAAGGGGTGATGAGCCAGCAAAATATTTCGGATCCCGTTGCCTACGAACGTGCCAATTATATCCGAATTCTGGAAAATGCAAAGCCGTAG
- a CDS encoding NAD(P)-binding protein yields MTAPPDLRQHAKGTGPRRSQRPVYQDMLPPCNHTCPAGENIQAWLSLAQDGNYPAAWQKLVEENPMPAIHGRVCYHPCEDACNRSAIDKTVSIHAVERFLGDMAIEQNWQVDFPKARSGKRVLVVGAGPSGLSAAYHLCRLGHEVEIYEAGPLPGGMMHFGIPAYRLPRNILMEEVKRIETMGVKIHLNHKVEDVMSAKIDGNFDAVFLAIGAQIGKKTNIPTQAAGQILDAVSYLREVEMGSTPKLGRRVAIYGGGNTAMDAARTAKRLGAEETLIIYRRDREHMPAHDFEADEALGEGVKIHWLRTIKSIEETTFTVEVMRVENGRPVPTGEVETLEADALIMALGQDTDTEFLKKVPGLVFNRDGTLQVGSDMMTGYAGLFAGGDMVPEDRSVTIAVGHGKKAARFMDAYLRGTNYQKASKKPVVGIERLHLWFHTDAPQTQQPHLPNEVATEGFDEIVAGLTEEEARYEAQRCLSCGNCFECDGCYGSCPEDAIIKLGLGKRYRFNLDLCTGCAVCYEQCPCHAIEMIPEPQ; encoded by the coding sequence ATGACCGCGCCGCCGGACTTGCGTCAACATGCAAAGGGAACCGGTCCAAGGCGGTCTCAACGCCCCGTTTATCAGGATATGTTGCCACCCTGTAACCATACTTGTCCGGCAGGCGAGAATATCCAAGCTTGGTTATCGCTTGCACAGGATGGAAATTACCCTGCGGCGTGGCAAAAATTGGTGGAAGAAAACCCCATGCCCGCGATACATGGGCGAGTATGCTATCATCCTTGCGAAGACGCTTGCAACCGCTCGGCGATAGACAAGACGGTGAGTATCCATGCCGTAGAGCGTTTTTTGGGTGATATGGCCATTGAGCAAAACTGGCAGGTTGATTTCCCGAAAGCGCGTTCGGGCAAGCGCGTTTTGGTGGTTGGAGCCGGGCCAAGCGGTCTTTCGGCGGCTTATCACCTCTGTCGTTTGGGGCACGAGGTGGAGATTTACGAAGCTGGCCCACTGCCGGGAGGGATGATGCACTTTGGCATTCCGGCGTATCGCTTGCCACGCAATATCCTGATGGAAGAGGTCAAACGCATTGAGACGATGGGCGTCAAAATCCATCTAAACCACAAGGTAGAAGATGTGATGTCTGCAAAGATTGATGGAAACTTCGATGCCGTTTTTTTGGCCATTGGTGCACAAATCGGAAAAAAAACCAATATTCCCACACAAGCCGCCGGACAAATCTTGGATGCTGTGAGCTATTTGAGAGAAGTGGAAATGGGCAGTACGCCCAAGTTAGGGCGGCGGGTGGCGATTTATGGCGGGGGGAATACGGCGATGGATGCAGCGCGGACGGCCAAGCGGCTTGGTGCAGAAGAAACCCTCATAATTTATCGTCGTGACCGCGAACACATGCCCGCACACGATTTTGAGGCGGACGAAGCCCTCGGCGAAGGCGTCAAAATCCATTGGTTGCGTACCATCAAATCCATCGAAGAAACCACCTTTACCGTAGAGGTGATGCGGGTGGAAAATGGCCGTCCTGTACCCACCGGAGAGGTCGAGACCTTAGAGGCGGATGCCCTCATTATGGCTCTGGGGCAAGATACGGATACCGAATTTTTGAAAAAAGTCCCCGGCTTGGTGTTTAACCGAGACGGGACATTGCAAGTGGGGTCAGACATGATGACGGGCTATGCTGGGCTTTTTGCAGGTGGCGACATGGTTCCAGAAGACCGGAGTGTAACCATTGCCGTAGGACATGGCAAAAAGGCGGCGCGGTTTATGGATGCTTATTTAAGGGGCACAAACTACCAAAAAGCCTCAAAAAAACCTGTTGTTGGGATAGAACGCCTACACCTGTGGTTCCATACCGATGCACCCCAAACCCAACAACCACATTTGCCCAATGAGGTTGCAACGGAGGGCTTTGATGAAATTGTGGCTGGTTTAACGGAAGAAGAAGCCCGCTACGAGGCGCAGCGCTGTTTGTCTTGTGGCAACTGTTTTGAGTGCGATGGGTGCTATGGCTCTTGTCCGGAAGATGCGATCATCAAGTTGGGGCTGGGGAAACGCTATCGGTTCAACCTTGATTTGTGTACGGGATGTGCTGTTTGTTATGAACAATGCCCGTGCCATGCCATCGAGATGATTCCCGAACCACAATAG
- a CDS encoding response regulator transcription factor: MSVRILVADDQPNVRTMLQEYLEAQGFRVQTATDGRDALQKAATFQPELILLDVMMPYLDGHDFIRAFRRESDVPVILLTARQEETDKVIGLELGADDYVTKPFGLREVLARINAILRRVKTTPPDESAWIRIGAIALHPVQRRVKRNGVPVPLTPKEFDILNLLMASSGQILSRSALFDHLHDELNEGAERTIDVHIRNLRLKLEEDPKNPQFIVTVFGAGYRVSMG, encoded by the coding sequence ATGTCTGTACGGATTTTGGTGGCAGACGACCAGCCGAATGTAAGAACCATGCTACAGGAATACCTGGAAGCGCAAGGCTTTCGGGTACAAACAGCCACCGACGGGCGAGATGCTTTACAAAAAGCAGCAACTTTCCAGCCCGAATTGATTTTATTGGACGTAATGATGCCCTACTTGGATGGCCATGATTTTATTCGAGCCTTCCGGCGTGAGAGCGACGTACCCGTTATTTTGCTCACCGCACGCCAAGAGGAAACCGATAAGGTGATTGGTTTAGAATTAGGGGCGGATGATTACGTCACAAAACCGTTTGGCCTCCGCGAGGTGCTAGCCCGTATAAATGCCATCCTTCGACGAGTAAAAACCACACCGCCCGACGAAAGCGCATGGATCCGTATTGGCGCCATTGCCCTTCATCCTGTACAACGACGGGTAAAGCGTAATGGCGTTCCTGTACCCCTTACGCCCAAAGAATTTGATATCCTTAACCTACTAATGGCTTCTTCGGGGCAAATCCTCTCCCGAAGTGCGCTTTTTGACCATCTCCACGACGAACTAAACGAAGGAGCCGAGCGCACCATTGATGTCCATATCCGTAACTTGCGTCTTAAGTTAGAGGAAGACCCAAAAAACCCTCAGTTTATTGTAACTGTTTTTGGTGCGGGTTATCGCGTAAGTATGGGATAA
- the nifJ gene encoding pyruvate:ferredoxin (flavodoxin) oxidoreductase, protein MADQHSVLTVDGNEAAAYVAYRVNEVCAIYPITPSSTMAELADEWAAKGIKNLWGNVPEVIEMQSEGGAAGTVHGALQTGALTTTFTASQGLMLMLPNMYKIAGELTAAVFHVAARSLAAQGLSIFGDHSDVMAARTTGFAMLSSANVQEAHDFALIAQAATLESRLPFIHFFDGFRTSHEVNKINVLSDEQIRLLINDDLVIGHRSRALNPDNPFIRGTAQNPDVYFQGRETVNPFYARTPDVVEKVMQHFAKVTGRTYQPFEYTGAPDADRVVVVMGSGGETVIETAKYLVQQGEKVGVLHVRLYRPFSAKHLFAVLPNTVTRLAVLDRCKEPGGMGEPLYQDLLAAFVEAFTHGTYPIMPRIVGGRYGLSSKEFTPGMAKAVFDELKKDHPKNHFTVGIVDDVSHTHLVYDPSFSLDESSWTQALFFGLGADGTVGANKNSIKIIGESTNLYGQGYFVYDSKKSGARTVSHLRFGPDPIRAPYLIREADFVAGHQFNFVDRVDMLSLARTGATFLLNSPYGPEDVWAHLPQTVQEALIAKKLHFYVIDANTVARKTGMGGRVNTIMQTCFFALSGVLPREEAILQIKKAIEKTYYKKGQAVIAQNFRAVDQTLENLFEVSVPDTVTSTRARTEVVSMEAPEFVQRVTAKMMAGLGDELPVSMLPADGTYPSGTTKWEKRDIADFVPAWDPTVCIQCGNCSFVCPHSVIRAKFYHKDHLADAPTDFPSAPINARGFPDTRYTLQVYEEDCTGCTLCVEACPATNPEDRSRKAINMRPNTAPKSEIRTKIGFFESLPINDRARVNFATVHGTQFLEPLFEFSGACAGCGETPYVRLLTQLFGDRLVVANATGCSSIYGGNLPTTPWAKNAEGKGPAWSNSLFEDNAEFGLGMRVTADKHHALAIELLWQLAPRLGFDFVKRIAEAPQVLESEIVAQRTRVRELKSRLQAMYTAEARHLLSVADHLVRRSVWLVGGDGWAYDIGSGGLDHALSTGRNINVLVLDTEVYSNTGGQSSKATPTAATAKFAAAGKRVGKKDLAIQAISYGNVYVAQVAMGANPQQTLLALREAEAYDGPSLVLAYSHCIAHGINMEKGMDQQKKAVASGYWPLVRYNPVLRKEGRNPFVLDSPAPTMAFKDYAYNELRYKVLTRTNPEEAERLIKLAQELVDLRWKNYVEMAGHGAEAFSPVA, encoded by the coding sequence ATGGCAGATCAGCATAGCGTTCTAACTGTAGATGGCAACGAAGCCGCTGCTTATGTGGCCTATCGCGTGAACGAGGTTTGCGCCATTTACCCCATCACCCCGTCTTCTACAATGGCCGAACTTGCCGACGAATGGGCGGCAAAGGGCATTAAAAACCTCTGGGGCAATGTACCGGAGGTCATCGAGATGCAAAGTGAAGGGGGAGCAGCCGGAACTGTACACGGCGCATTGCAAACGGGTGCATTAACCACCACCTTTACAGCTTCGCAAGGGCTGATGCTGATGTTGCCGAATATGTATAAAATTGCCGGAGAACTCACCGCTGCGGTTTTTCATGTGGCGGCACGTTCCTTGGCCGCACAAGGACTCTCTATCTTTGGGGATCATAGCGATGTGATGGCGGCCCGTACCACCGGATTTGCCATGCTCTCCTCGGCCAATGTGCAAGAAGCGCACGACTTTGCCCTGATTGCTCAGGCCGCAACCCTCGAAAGCCGTTTGCCCTTTATTCATTTTTTTGATGGTTTCCGGACGTCGCATGAGGTGAATAAAATCAATGTCTTGTCTGATGAGCAAATCCGCCTGCTCATCAACGATGATTTGGTCATTGGACACCGGAGCCGCGCACTCAATCCTGACAATCCATTCATTCGAGGGACGGCGCAAAACCCCGATGTCTATTTTCAAGGGCGCGAAACCGTCAATCCATTTTATGCCCGCACGCCCGATGTGGTCGAAAAAGTGATGCAACATTTTGCAAAAGTGACTGGACGGACGTATCAACCCTTTGAATACACTGGCGCACCAGATGCAGACCGCGTGGTGGTGGTGATGGGTTCTGGTGGGGAAACGGTTATTGAAACGGCTAAGTATTTGGTACAACAAGGCGAAAAAGTAGGCGTTTTGCATGTTCGGCTCTATCGTCCCTTTTCTGCGAAACACCTCTTTGCGGTTTTGCCAAACACCGTCACCAGATTGGCCGTGTTGGATCGGTGCAAGGAGCCGGGTGGCATGGGCGAGCCGCTTTATCAAGACCTACTGGCTGCCTTCGTAGAGGCATTTACGCACGGTACTTATCCCATAATGCCGCGAATAGTGGGTGGACGCTATGGCTTGTCCTCGAAAGAATTTACACCCGGAATGGCCAAAGCCGTTTTTGACGAGTTGAAAAAAGATCATCCCAAAAACCACTTTACGGTTGGTATTGTAGATGATGTCTCCCATACCCATTTGGTATATGATCCAAGCTTCTCGTTGGATGAATCCAGTTGGACACAAGCCCTCTTCTTTGGCTTGGGGGCAGATGGAACGGTAGGCGCAAACAAAAACAGCATCAAAATCATCGGAGAATCCACCAATTTATATGGGCAAGGTTATTTTGTATATGACTCCAAAAAGTCCGGAGCGCGGACGGTTTCGCACTTGCGCTTCGGGCCGGATCCAATCCGAGCGCCCTATTTAATTCGAGAAGCCGATTTTGTGGCGGGACACCAATTTAATTTTGTGGATCGGGTGGATATGCTTTCATTGGCACGGACTGGCGCTACGTTCTTGCTCAACAGTCCTTATGGGCCGGAGGACGTTTGGGCGCATTTGCCGCAAACCGTTCAGGAAGCCCTTATTGCCAAAAAGTTGCATTTCTATGTGATAGATGCCAATACGGTTGCGCGTAAAACAGGCATGGGCGGGCGCGTAAATACCATTATGCAAACCTGTTTCTTTGCCCTCTCTGGCGTATTGCCCCGTGAAGAAGCCATTTTACAGATTAAGAAAGCAATCGAGAAAACCTATTACAAAAAAGGCCAAGCCGTGATTGCGCAAAACTTCCGTGCGGTAGATCAAACCTTGGAAAACCTATTCGAGGTTTCGGTTCCAGACACCGTTACATCCACACGAGCACGCACCGAAGTAGTCTCGATGGAAGCGCCAGAATTTGTGCAACGTGTCACCGCAAAAATGATGGCAGGCTTGGGTGACGAATTGCCCGTTAGTATGTTGCCCGCAGACGGAACGTATCCTTCAGGTACCACAAAATGGGAAAAGCGTGATATTGCGGACTTTGTGCCGGCGTGGGATCCAACCGTCTGTATCCAATGTGGGAACTGTAGCTTTGTGTGTCCGCATAGCGTAATTCGCGCCAAATTTTATCACAAAGACCATTTAGCCGATGCCCCGACGGACTTTCCGTCTGCACCGATCAATGCGCGTGGTTTTCCTGATACCCGCTATACGCTTCAGGTGTATGAAGAAGACTGTACAGGTTGTACACTTTGTGTGGAAGCTTGTCCGGCCACCAATCCTGAAGATCGTTCCCGAAAGGCCATTAATATGCGGCCCAATACCGCTCCTAAATCCGAAATTAGGACAAAAATCGGCTTCTTCGAGTCGCTGCCAATTAACGACCGCGCACGGGTGAATTTTGCGACAGTGCATGGAACACAGTTTTTAGAACCACTTTTCGAGTTTTCGGGTGCTTGTGCAGGCTGTGGCGAAACGCCTTATGTGCGCTTGCTGACCCAACTCTTCGGAGATCGCTTGGTTGTGGCCAATGCCACAGGATGTTCTTCCATTTATGGCGGCAATTTACCAACCACGCCTTGGGCCAAAAATGCAGAAGGAAAAGGCCCTGCATGGTCTAACTCCCTTTTCGAGGACAATGCCGAGTTTGGCTTGGGAATGCGCGTTACGGCGGATAAACACCATGCACTGGCCATCGAGCTTTTATGGCAATTAGCACCGCGTTTAGGCTTCGATTTTGTAAAGCGCATCGCAGAGGCTCCGCAAGTTCTGGAGTCCGAGATCGTGGCACAACGGACACGGGTAAGAGAACTCAAATCCCGTTTACAGGCTATGTACACTGCCGAGGCACGGCATTTACTCTCTGTGGCCGATCATCTGGTACGACGAAGTGTTTGGTTAGTAGGTGGAGATGGCTGGGCCTATGACATCGGCTCTGGTGGATTAGACCACGCCCTTTCTACCGGACGAAACATCAATGTGCTGGTTTTAGATACCGAGGTGTATTCCAATACGGGCGGGCAAAGTTCTAAGGCTACGCCAACCGCCGCAACGGCCAAATTTGCCGCTGCCGGAAAACGGGTCGGAAAAAAAGATCTTGCCATTCAAGCCATTTCGTATGGAAATGTGTATGTGGCACAAGTGGCGATGGGCGCCAATCCACAACAAACATTATTGGCACTTCGAGAGGCCGAGGCATACGATGGCCCATCTCTGGTATTGGCGTATAGCCACTGCATCGCGCATGGAATCAATATGGAAAAAGGTATGGATCAACAGAAAAAAGCCGTTGCAAGTGGGTATTGGCCCCTCGTTCGGTACAATCCGGTTCTACGGAAGGAGGGGCGCAATCCGTTTGTATTAGACTCGCCCGCGCCCACAATGGCTTTTAAGGACTATGCCTACAATGAATTGCGCTACAAAGTGTTAACCCGTACCAATCCAGAAGAGGCAGAGCGACTTATTAAACTTGCCCAAGAATTGGTGGATCTCCGCTGGAAAAACTATGTAGAAATGGCAGGACACGGGGCAGAAGCATTTAGCCCAGTTGCTTAA